In a genomic window of Acidobacteriota bacterium:
- a CDS encoding TetR/AcrR family transcriptional regulator, with product MNPGPDSTLSSRLRLLNAAKTLFAQNGYEATSTASIARAAQTSESQLVRYFGGKAGVLEAIFNESWEAINPAIQDRVIGAATGRQAILTVLEILMDSFREDHDLATIFLFEGRRIRGATHEIFISEGFIRFRKLLTTLIQRAKTEASIRPALENNALTTALIGAAEGMIRERLIADRLGQALPFSRDQVAAVMEALLDGLG from the coding sequence ATGAATCCCGGTCCCGACTCGACCCTCAGCTCCCGCCTGCGGCTCCTCAATGCCGCGAAGACTCTGTTCGCACAGAACGGCTATGAAGCAACCTCCACGGCGTCAATCGCCCGCGCGGCTCAGACCTCGGAATCGCAACTCGTGCGCTATTTCGGAGGAAAGGCGGGAGTGCTCGAGGCGATCTTTAATGAGAGCTGGGAGGCGATCAACCCGGCGATCCAGGACCGGGTCATCGGGGCGGCCACGGGACGGCAGGCCATACTGACTGTTCTCGAGATCCTGATGGACTCGTTCCGCGAGGATCACGATCTTGCGACGATCTTCCTGTTCGAAGGACGACGGATCAGGGGCGCAACGCACGAAATTTTCATCTCCGAAGGCTTCATCAGGTTCCGAAAGCTGCTGACTACACTGATTCAACGTGCCAAGACCGAAGCTTCGATCCGCCCTGCGCTGGAGAACAACGCCCTCACCACCGCGCTGATCGGGGCCGCGGAAGGAATGATCCGGGAGCGGCTGATCGCGGACCGGCTCGGTCAGGCTCTCCCGTTTTCCCGTGATCAGGTCGCAGCCGTGATGGAGGCGCTTCTTGACGGGCTGGGGTGA
- the ndk gene encoding nucleoside-diphosphate kinase, with the protein MSNRTFTIIKPDSVEKKNVGKIISRLESEGFEILGLRKLRLSETNAREFYAIHRERPFFEDLVAYMTSGPVYVAALEKEDAVASLRKLMGATDPAKAEPGTIRSELGESIERNAIHGSDSDENAKNEIAFFFEETDLS; encoded by the coding sequence ATGTCGAACAGAACCTTTACCATCATCAAGCCGGACTCCGTCGAAAAGAAGAACGTCGGAAAGATCATCAGCCGCCTCGAGAGCGAGGGCTTTGAGATTCTGGGGCTTCGAAAGCTGCGACTCAGCGAGACGAACGCCCGCGAGTTCTACGCAATCCATCGGGAACGGCCCTTCTTCGAGGATCTGGTTGCCTACATGACATCCGGACCCGTCTATGTCGCAGCACTCGAAAAGGAGGACGCCGTCGCGTCGCTCCGGAAGCTCATGGGTGCGACTGATCCGGCGAAGGCGGAGCCCGGTACGATCCGGAGCGAGCTCGGTGAGTCGATCGAGCGTAATGCGATCCATGGCTCGGACTCGGACGAAAATGCGAAAAACGAGATTGCGTTTTTTTTCGAGGAAACCGATCTGAGCTGA
- the dtd gene encoding D-tyrosyl-tRNA(Tyr) deacylase — MISVIQRVRKASVSVDGHVVGSIDGGMMILAAVEKGDDESLIERCARKLVSLRIFPDEEGRMNRSIEESGGSILAVSQFTLAGSIRKGRRPSFENAEEPERARTLFDLFVRTLRSEGIHVETGEFGAMMIVSLENDGPVTFVLRLPE, encoded by the coding sequence ATGATCAGTGTGATTCAACGCGTTCGAAAAGCGTCGGTGTCGGTCGATGGCCATGTGGTCGGCAGCATCGACGGAGGAATGATGATTCTCGCAGCCGTCGAGAAGGGTGACGACGAGAGCCTCATCGAGCGCTGTGCCCGCAAACTGGTGTCGTTGAGGATCTTCCCGGACGAGGAAGGGCGGATGAATCGCTCGATCGAGGAGAGCGGCGGATCGATCCTCGCGGTGTCGCAGTTCACCCTCGCGGGGTCGATTCGAAAGGGTCGGCGGCCGAGCTTCGAGAACGCCGAAGAGCCGGAGCGCGCCCGTACTCTGTTCGATCTCTTCGTCCGAACGCTCCGAAGCGAAGGGATCCACGTCGAGACCGGCGAGTTCGGCGCTATGATGATCGTGAGCCTCGAAAATGACGGTCCGGTCACATTCGTCCTGCGGTTGCCGGAGTAG
- a CDS encoding HEAT repeat domain-containing protein — translation MKHTFIAVVAAVSIYGCISTPPPSNQAPEPAADVGISLREEAIVLELEDRREWNEPTAAQWMRHPSFRHRVRMALALGRIGTATFADSNGDGLRSPGERMAGVDLLIEALSDSRAEVRTAAAFALGEIGDEAGSEALIRTARTDSDARVRSEAVEAFSKMAAAVPPEVWSELASADQPAAVRSTALRFLFRSENEEALSNALDALDDADLEIRRAASYAFSRRPYEPARTALEAAAADSDFLVRSYAIRGLERIGSTTSREVIVEALADIHPWMRVNAVRALSTLATNNPAITEDEQASRDLIALSTASRDPDPGTRAEAIETLGHYADTFSNARTRLEETLDDPEPWFREQAMAALSRIGVNLLNVATTRGEKLAILRGGGGTMPLLRTELANDPDAAVRFSALGAIPDDQADAGAALILEGLNDPDVAVRSVAIDRAGHLSNAGELIDRVRAMELTERQVEANDARLSAISFLSARDFPGRDEWLRSLIEDSDPIVRRTAADLIAGDDPTLRVQYTPLPLRREPGWYEKVARWAAEPRTAVIESARGEIALALLTADAPITTWNFAQLANQGYFDGTSFMRVVPNFVIQGGDPRRDQTGGPGYSIRDEINMQRYTRGAVGMALSGPDTGGSQFFITHSPQPHLDGGYTVFARVVDGMTQGVDQMHRDDLVRTIRIDPGSVDASDEEIQSAQRLALPLEIGRISEDRLLGGVPEYEARKAAYSPDRDVLSAIASLVRPGDSMTIVLGTWCTDSQQQVPKMLSVLETLRQEFGTEIETITIAVDRPKRQPESLISGLDITKVATFIYIRDGEEIGRIVETPRALVEDDLFAIVATP, via the coding sequence ATGAAACATACATTCATCGCCGTCGTAGCCGCGGTCTCGATCTACGGTTGTATCTCCACGCCTCCTCCTTCCAATCAGGCTCCTGAACCGGCAGCCGATGTCGGCATTTCGCTACGCGAGGAGGCGATCGTCCTCGAGCTCGAGGACAGGCGCGAGTGGAACGAGCCCACCGCGGCGCAGTGGATGCGCCATCCATCCTTCCGTCATCGAGTACGGATGGCCCTCGCGCTCGGCCGGATCGGAACCGCGACCTTCGCTGATTCCAATGGTGATGGACTAAGAAGTCCCGGCGAGCGGATGGCCGGAGTGGATCTTCTGATCGAAGCTCTCAGCGACTCGAGGGCAGAAGTCCGGACCGCGGCGGCCTTCGCTCTCGGCGAGATCGGAGACGAGGCCGGTTCCGAAGCGCTGATCCGGACCGCGAGAACAGACTCGGACGCCAGGGTTCGGTCCGAAGCGGTCGAGGCTTTCTCGAAGATGGCTGCGGCGGTCCCCCCCGAGGTCTGGAGCGAGCTCGCTTCAGCAGATCAACCCGCGGCAGTCCGCTCGACGGCCCTCCGGTTTCTTTTCCGCTCCGAGAACGAAGAAGCGCTCTCGAATGCCCTCGATGCGCTCGACGACGCCGATCTCGAGATCAGGCGCGCGGCCTCATATGCTTTTTCCCGCCGTCCGTACGAGCCTGCGCGAACGGCACTCGAGGCAGCCGCCGCGGACTCCGATTTTCTGGTTCGCTCTTATGCAATCCGAGGACTCGAACGGATCGGAAGCACCACTTCCCGTGAGGTCATCGTCGAGGCGCTTGCCGACATTCATCCATGGATGAGAGTCAACGCCGTTCGCGCGCTGTCAACGCTCGCGACGAACAATCCCGCCATCACTGAGGACGAGCAGGCCAGTCGTGATCTCATCGCGCTCAGCACGGCGAGCAGGGATCCCGATCCCGGTACGCGAGCGGAGGCGATCGAGACTCTCGGTCACTATGCGGACACATTCTCGAATGCCCGCACGCGACTCGAAGAGACGCTCGACGATCCCGAGCCATGGTTTCGAGAGCAGGCGATGGCCGCGCTTTCCCGAATCGGAGTCAACCTTCTCAACGTAGCGACCACCCGGGGCGAGAAGCTGGCCATCCTTCGCGGAGGCGGTGGCACGATGCCACTCCTTCGGACCGAGCTGGCAAACGATCCAGATGCCGCCGTCAGGTTCAGTGCCCTCGGCGCGATCCCCGACGACCAGGCTGATGCCGGAGCTGCGCTGATCCTCGAGGGGCTGAATGATCCCGACGTGGCCGTTCGCTCGGTCGCGATCGACAGAGCCGGACATCTGAGCAACGCCGGCGAGCTCATCGACCGGGTACGTGCGATGGAGCTGACGGAGCGTCAGGTAGAAGCGAACGACGCTCGTCTCTCGGCGATCTCATTTCTCTCGGCGAGGGATTTTCCCGGCCGCGACGAATGGCTGCGGTCGCTGATCGAGGACTCCGATCCCATCGTCAGACGCACCGCGGCGGATCTCATCGCCGGGGACGATCCGACGCTCAGGGTCCAGTACACTCCCCTCCCGCTCCGGCGGGAGCCGGGCTGGTATGAAAAGGTCGCCCGCTGGGCGGCAGAGCCGCGCACGGCCGTGATCGAGTCGGCCCGCGGTGAGATCGCACTGGCGCTGCTCACCGCCGACGCTCCAATTACTACATGGAACTTTGCACAGCTTGCGAACCAGGGCTATTTCGACGGGACCTCCTTCATGCGCGTCGTGCCGAATTTCGTCATTCAGGGAGGCGACCCCCGTCGCGATCAGACCGGCGGCCCTGGCTATTCGATCCGCGATGAAATCAACATGCAGCGATATACCCGCGGTGCCGTCGGCATGGCGCTCTCGGGTCCGGACACCGGTGGCTCCCAGTTCTTCATCACCCATTCTCCCCAGCCCCACCTGGATGGCGGCTACACCGTTTTCGCCCGCGTCGTCGACGGCATGACACAAGGGGTTGATCAGATGCATCGTGACGATCTCGTACGAACGATCCGTATCGACCCGGGAAGCGTCGACGCGAGCGATGAAGAGATTCAGTCTGCGCAACGCCTCGCGCTTCCTCTGGAAATCGGAAGGATCAGCGAGGACCGCCTTCTTGGCGGCGTGCCCGAGTATGAAGCGCGGAAGGCCGCCTACTCTCCGGACAGGGACGTCCTTTCGGCCATCGCTTCCCTCGTGCGACCTGGGGATTCGATGACGATCGTCCTCGGGACCTGGTGCACGGACTCCCAGCAGCAGGTTCCGAAGATGCTCTCGGTGCTCGAAACACTGAGGCAGGAGTTCGGCACCGAGATCGAAACGATCACGATCGCCGTCGACCGGCCCAAACGGCAACCCGAATCGCTGATCTCAGGTCTCGACATCACGAAAGTCGCGACATTCATCTACATCCGCGACGGGGAGGAGATCGGAAGAATCGTCGAGACCCCTCGCGCGCTCGTGGAAGACGACCTCTTCGCGATCGTCGCGACACCATGA
- the rseP gene encoding RIP metalloprotease RseP has translation MLQNIPTNIFGFVIVLGILVFAHETAHFLAARAFGVRVLTYSFGFGKRIAGFVRNGTDYRISLLPLGGYVRLAGDMTDEEPAGAPDEVTSKPRWQRFLILAAGPVANVILAIVFMMWFLMMGTQQLRDDEPRIGQVVEGRPAAEAGLRPGDLVTAVDGRPIETWEDLRIAIGINSETPIEVEYLREGGTLRTTVIPERVLTELGSAGQIGIRPWFPAEIGEVLPGSAADRAGLREGDVIVRAGNREVEQLLDFEAAMEEGAATGIRMSVRRGTDTLELTLPPRSGEEEIWPGFAQPYVTHTPGFGEAFDESLDRNWRMTMVIFVTLKRLVVRPSVQDFSGPIEIARISGQMFRAGVQPMIYLLAVISLNLAILNLVPVPVLDGGQMAILLVEGVMRRDISLRARTFIQYAGFFLIVALMAAIILNDVIRSFRLMAG, from the coding sequence ATGCTTCAGAACATACCGACCAACATCTTCGGGTTCGTCATCGTTCTGGGAATTCTCGTCTTCGCTCACGAGACCGCGCATTTTCTGGCCGCTCGTGCCTTTGGTGTCAGGGTTCTGACCTATTCGTTCGGGTTCGGGAAGCGGATCGCGGGTTTCGTCAGGAACGGGACCGACTACCGCATTTCGCTGCTGCCCCTGGGAGGCTACGTCCGTCTGGCGGGTGATATGACCGATGAGGAACCGGCAGGTGCTCCGGACGAGGTTACATCGAAGCCGCGATGGCAGCGGTTTCTGATTCTCGCTGCAGGACCGGTTGCGAATGTCATTCTCGCCATTGTGTTCATGATGTGGTTTCTGATGATGGGAACCCAGCAGCTTCGCGACGACGAGCCGCGCATCGGTCAAGTCGTCGAGGGCAGGCCGGCCGCTGAGGCCGGTTTGCGGCCGGGTGACCTGGTCACGGCAGTCGACGGACGCCCGATCGAGACATGGGAAGATCTGCGAATCGCGATCGGGATCAATTCCGAGACCCCCATCGAGGTCGAGTATCTTCGCGAAGGTGGGACTCTGCGGACGACCGTCATTCCGGAGCGCGTGCTGACCGAGCTCGGATCGGCCGGGCAGATCGGAATCCGGCCGTGGTTCCCTGCTGAGATCGGGGAGGTTCTGCCGGGCTCCGCGGCGGATCGCGCCGGTCTGCGCGAGGGTGATGTGATCGTCCGCGCCGGGAACCGGGAGGTCGAACAGCTTCTCGACTTCGAGGCCGCGATGGAGGAGGGGGCCGCGACGGGCATCCGAATGAGCGTTCGCCGCGGCACCGACACGCTCGAGCTGACGCTCCCTCCGCGATCGGGTGAGGAGGAAATCTGGCCGGGTTTTGCCCAGCCCTACGTCACTCACACTCCCGGCTTTGGTGAAGCTTTTGACGAGAGTCTCGACAGGAACTGGCGGATGACAATGGTCATCTTCGTGACGCTCAAGCGGCTCGTCGTCCGACCGAGCGTCCAGGATTTCAGCGGACCGATCGAGATTGCCCGGATATCGGGACAGATGTTCCGTGCGGGCGTGCAGCCGATGATCTATCTGCTCGCAGTAATCTCGCTCAATCTCGCGATCCTGAACCTCGTTCCCGTCCCGGTGCTCGACGGAGGGCAGATGGCGATTCTCCTGGTCGAAGGGGTCATGCGGAGGGATATTTCGCTCAGGGCGCGAACCTTCATTCAATACGCCGGTTTCTTTCTGATCGTGGCATTGATGGCGGCAATCATTCTCAACGACGTCATCCGAAGTTTCCGGCTCATGGCTGGATGA
- a CDS encoding phosphatidate cytidylyltransferase — protein MREQAEGNVAEMSVPETGEKRGWARELTALIGLPILIWIVGWGHPLVFVVFMALVGAFALWEFLSFGAAKGYVVHKVASELLLLMILATFVDDRISVETGIYAVLLVLPAIWLISRADLETALPGTAVTTLATLYIGMTVGALIRTRLDFPVGPELIFFLLASVWAGDTAAYYTGRAFGKTKLLPKVSPKKTVEGLVGGLAGAVVGAAVAQTTFFPEIPMFHALLCGALLSLVGVVGDLVESAWKRSAAVKDSGGLLPGHGGILDRIDSLLFAAPVLYTYWALLSGAGGIPG, from the coding sequence ATGCGCGAACAGGCCGAGGGTAACGTGGCGGAGATGTCCGTACCGGAAACGGGTGAGAAAAGAGGTTGGGCGCGTGAGCTGACGGCTCTGATCGGGTTGCCCATTCTGATCTGGATCGTCGGGTGGGGGCACCCTCTCGTATTCGTGGTCTTCATGGCTCTTGTGGGTGCATTCGCCCTGTGGGAGTTTCTCTCCTTTGGAGCAGCCAAGGGATACGTCGTTCATAAGGTTGCATCCGAACTTTTGCTCTTGATGATCCTGGCAACTTTCGTCGACGACCGAATCTCCGTCGAGACGGGTATTTATGCAGTTCTTCTCGTGCTTCCCGCGATCTGGCTCATCTCCCGGGCAGATCTCGAGACCGCGCTGCCCGGGACCGCCGTGACGACGCTCGCGACGCTCTACATCGGAATGACGGTCGGCGCGTTGATCCGGACGAGGCTCGATTTCCCTGTTGGTCCCGAGCTCATTTTCTTTCTCCTCGCCTCGGTCTGGGCGGGTGACACCGCTGCCTATTACACGGGAAGAGCCTTCGGAAAAACCAAGCTCCTCCCGAAGGTCAGTCCGAAGAAGACGGTCGAAGGGCTGGTCGGGGGTCTGGCTGGTGCGGTCGTCGGCGCAGCGGTCGCACAGACGACTTTCTTTCCGGAGATCCCGATGTTTCATGCCCTCCTCTGCGGAGCGCTGCTCTCGCTCGTCGGCGTCGTAGGGGACCTGGTCGAATCCGCCTGGAAGCGTTCAGCGGCGGTGAAGGATTCGGGAGGTCTTCTGCCGGGACATGGGGGGATTCTGGATCGGATCGATTCGCTTCTTTTCGCTGCTCCCGTTCTCTACACCTACTGGGCGTTGCTCAGCGGTGCCGGAGGGATTCCGGGATGA
- a CDS encoding 1-deoxy-D-xylulose-5-phosphate reductoisomerase, whose product MTKGVAILGSTGSIGRSTLEVIDEFADRFEVTGLAAGGNLELLADQIRRVRPSLVSVRKPESVEKLRELLGDDRGSLEIVHGADGASQVATMSEADIVVAGIVGAAGIPPVHAALKKGKRVGIANKEVLVAAGEVMMRAAREGGGMILPIDSEHCAVHQALVCGHQREVRRIVLTASGGPLLSRKLSELDSVTVDEALAHPTWQMGNKISIDSATMMNKGLEVIEAHHLFGFDANQIGIIIHPQSIVHSMVEYIDGSIIAQLSTTDMKFPIQYCLTWPDRIEAPYARLDLAQVARLEFLEVEAERFPAVALAYRACRTGGSMPAVLNAANEVAVERFLAGGLPFRGIVEVVRRTMDAHESRVVARVSSVEEALEWDRWARNEAGASLVD is encoded by the coding sequence ATGACGAAAGGCGTGGCCATCCTGGGGAGCACGGGATCGATCGGGCGCAGCACGCTGGAAGTGATCGACGAGTTTGCCGACCGGTTCGAAGTGACCGGTCTCGCGGCCGGCGGTAATCTCGAGTTGCTCGCCGACCAGATACGCCGCGTCCGACCGTCACTCGTCTCGGTTCGGAAACCGGAGAGCGTCGAGAAGTTGCGCGAATTGCTGGGAGACGATCGCGGATCGCTCGAGATCGTTCACGGAGCAGACGGGGCCTCGCAGGTGGCGACGATGAGCGAGGCGGACATCGTCGTGGCCGGAATCGTCGGGGCCGCGGGGATCCCACCAGTCCATGCGGCGCTGAAAAAGGGCAAACGGGTCGGGATCGCCAACAAGGAGGTGCTCGTTGCGGCCGGCGAGGTGATGATGCGAGCGGCGAGGGAGGGGGGCGGGATGATCCTCCCGATCGACTCCGAGCATTGCGCGGTCCATCAGGCGCTCGTCTGCGGTCACCAGCGCGAGGTGCGTCGCATCGTGCTCACCGCGTCGGGAGGACCTTTGTTGTCGCGAAAGCTGTCCGAGCTCGATTCGGTCACGGTCGATGAAGCACTCGCGCACCCGACCTGGCAGATGGGGAACAAGATCTCGATCGATTCCGCAACGATGATGAACAAGGGACTCGAGGTGATCGAAGCGCATCACCTGTTCGGTTTCGACGCGAACCAGATCGGCATCATCATCCATCCACAGTCGATCGTGCATTCCATGGTCGAGTACATCGACGGGTCGATCATCGCCCAGCTCTCGACGACCGACATGAAGTTCCCGATCCAGTATTGTCTGACGTGGCCCGACAGGATCGAGGCTCCTTATGCGCGGCTCGATCTCGCGCAGGTCGCCCGGCTGGAGTTCCTCGAGGTTGAAGCCGAGAGGTTTCCGGCGGTCGCTCTCGCATACAGGGCGTGCCGAACGGGGGGCTCGATGCCGGCTGTGCTGAATGCCGCGAACGAAGTCGCCGTCGAGAGATTTCTCGCCGGCGGGCTCCCCTTTCGGGGAATCGTCGAGGTCGTCCGGCGGACCATGGACGCGCACGAGTCCCGTGTCGTCGCTCGGGTGAGCTCGGTGGAGGAAGCCCTCGAGTGGGATCGCTGGGCACGCAATGAAGCGGGTGCTTCATTGGTTGATTAG
- a CDS encoding septal ring lytic transglycosylase RlpA family protein, translating into MRRGGALLLLAVLGCASGTPADDPVRGLASWYGEELAGRSTANGEIFDPRGLTAAHRTLPFGTLVEVLNPANGRKVVVRINDRGPFVEGRIIDLSWAAAEEIGMVQAGVAPVVLEVVGQGGASDAPRPVVVRIEEPAVKFEVPRIPVRPPSVAFPLPDTIGESDLPMRPSASESSEAVVDRVDVTVVRGGREVVRQVDPSGSRIEEIETVPVGTEEAGARWIVQLGAFRDPANAETLRERASRFVSDVTTVSSDTGLIVVRVGPWPSRVRAIEVRERLEAAGLETIVLRHDD; encoded by the coding sequence ATGAGAAGGGGCGGAGCGCTGCTTCTGCTGGCAGTGCTCGGCTGTGCCAGCGGAACCCCGGCGGACGATCCGGTGAGAGGGCTGGCGAGCTGGTACGGCGAGGAGCTGGCAGGGAGGTCGACCGCGAACGGGGAGATATTCGACCCGAGGGGCCTCACGGCAGCTCACCGGACGCTCCCCTTCGGCACTCTCGTCGAAGTCCTCAATCCCGCCAACGGGAGAAAGGTCGTGGTTCGGATCAACGACCGCGGTCCGTTCGTCGAGGGCCGCATCATCGACCTCTCGTGGGCGGCGGCTGAAGAGATCGGGATGGTCCAAGCCGGCGTTGCTCCAGTGGTTCTCGAGGTCGTGGGGCAGGGGGGAGCGTCCGACGCTCCACGACCCGTGGTCGTCCGGATCGAGGAGCCCGCGGTCAAATTCGAGGTTCCCAGAATTCCTGTGCGCCCACCGTCGGTCGCCTTTCCGCTGCCGGACACGATTGGCGAGTCCGATCTTCCGATGCGACCGTCGGCGAGCGAATCGTCGGAGGCTGTCGTGGATCGGGTGGATGTCACGGTGGTTCGAGGGGGACGGGAGGTCGTTCGCCAGGTCGACCCATCGGGAAGCCGGATCGAGGAGATCGAAACGGTACCCGTCGGGACGGAGGAAGCGGGTGCGAGATGGATCGTTCAGCTCGGTGCGTTTCGGGATCCTGCCAACGCGGAAACGCTGCGGGAGAGGGCTTCGAGATTCGTCAGCGACGTGACCACGGTATCCAGTGACACGGGGCTTATTGTCGTACGGGTTGGTCCGTGGCCGTCCCGTGTCCGGGCAATCGAGGTTCGAGAGCGACTCGAAGCCGCCGGACTGGAGACGATCGTTCTCCGCCACGACGACTGA
- the purB gene encoding adenylosuccinate lyase produces the protein MTDRTKAVQPLTERYASERMSYIFSQEYRFRSWRRLWIVLAEAERELGLPISEAQIAAMRGVQNDIDYELAEKREREVLHDVMAHVHAFGEQAPEARGIIHLGATSAYVTDNTDVLQMADALDLLEQGLITIIARLRDFAWKHRALPTLAFTHFQPAQLTTVGKRATLWLQDLVIDWEELTRRRRTLALLGVKGATGTQASFLRLFDGDREKVDALEKKFAEKLGFENVVAVSGQTYTRKQDSLVVDALAQFAQSASKFAYDIRLLQHLHEIEEPFEEQQIGSSAMAYKRNPMRTERMDALARHLIVNRQNPAFTAATQWFERTLDDSANRRIAIPEAFLAADAIAILYDNVTSGLVVHEDVIRSNVERELPFMMTENLMMEGVRRGGDRQELHERVRMHARAAADAIHSGGMNNDLLRRIADDPAFGQNLEELESGAEPERFTGLSEHQTEKYVREVIDPILDSRRKLVREESSEVRV, from the coding sequence ATGACGGACCGAACGAAAGCCGTTCAGCCACTGACCGAGCGTTATGCCTCCGAGCGGATGTCCTACATTTTTTCTCAGGAGTATCGTTTTCGCTCATGGAGGAGACTCTGGATCGTTCTCGCCGAGGCCGAGCGCGAGCTGGGCCTTCCGATCAGCGAAGCGCAGATCGCCGCGATGCGTGGAGTGCAGAACGACATCGACTACGAGCTGGCCGAAAAGCGCGAGCGGGAAGTCCTACACGATGTCATGGCCCACGTCCATGCGTTCGGGGAACAGGCACCTGAAGCGCGAGGGATCATTCATCTCGGCGCTACATCGGCCTACGTGACGGACAACACCGACGTGCTGCAGATGGCGGATGCGCTCGATCTTCTCGAGCAGGGATTGATCACGATCATCGCCAGGCTCAGGGACTTCGCCTGGAAACATCGAGCGCTTCCGACACTCGCATTCACGCATTTCCAGCCCGCTCAGCTCACGACCGTGGGCAAGCGCGCGACGCTCTGGCTTCAGGATCTCGTCATCGACTGGGAGGAGCTGACGCGCCGGCGCCGGACTCTCGCACTGCTGGGAGTGAAAGGGGCGACGGGGACGCAGGCCTCATTTCTCCGATTGTTTGATGGCGACCGAGAGAAAGTCGACGCGCTCGAGAAGAAGTTCGCCGAAAAACTGGGATTCGAGAACGTCGTCGCGGTCTCCGGACAGACGTACACTCGCAAGCAGGACTCACTGGTCGTCGATGCGCTCGCGCAGTTCGCCCAGTCGGCCTCCAAGTTCGCGTACGACATCCGGCTCCTGCAGCATCTCCACGAGATCGAGGAACCTTTCGAGGAGCAGCAGATCGGCTCGTCCGCCATGGCGTACAAACGCAATCCGATGCGAACCGAGAGAATGGACGCGCTCGCGAGACATCTCATCGTGAACCGCCAGAATCCTGCGTTCACGGCGGCAACGCAATGGTTCGAGCGCACGCTCGACGATTCCGCGAATCGCCGGATCGCGATTCCCGAGGCATTTCTGGCGGCTGATGCGATCGCCATCCTTTACGACAACGTCACGAGCGGACTGGTCGTGCACGAAGACGTGATCCGCTCGAACGTGGAGCGGGAGCTTCCTTTCATGATGACCGAGAATCTGATGATGGAGGGAGTCCGGCGCGGTGGAGACAGGCAGGAGCTTCACGAGCGCGTACGGATGCATGCGAGAGCGGCGGCGGATGCGATTCATTCGGGGGGGATGAACAACGATCTGCTTCGGAGGATCGCGGACGACCCTGCCTTCGGTCAGAATCTCGAAGAGCTGGAGAGCGGGGCGGAGCCGGAGAGGTTCACCGGTCTTTCCGAGCATCAGACCGAGAAATACGTTCGCGAAGTCATCGATCCGATTCTCGATTCTCGAAGGAAGCTGGTTCGCGAAGAGAGCTCGGAGGTGAGAGTATGA
- a CDS encoding D-glycerate dehydrogenase yields MTAPTVVITSHLPGPALDILQDFNVRIPPSPPAGEEDLLNLLRGADGAITLLSDPVTDSVLAECPNLRIVANYAVGFDNIDVEAARRRGIIVTNTPGALTNATADLTMALILAVTRRVLEGHQLVVTGGFTGWAPSLLLGASISGKRLGIVGMGRIGNEVARRAEVFGMDVVYSSRSGAKTGAPGELVTIDELTRTSDIITIHCPLTEQTRGLFGRARLRAMKRGAYLINTARGPIVNEAELADALIEGHLAGAGLDVFENEPAIHPQLRRLRNAVLLPHLGSATLETRSAMAAIVATDVARVLNGKPPLHPV; encoded by the coding sequence ATGACGGCGCCCACAGTCGTCATCACCTCCCACCTCCCCGGTCCGGCGCTCGACATTCTCCAGGACTTCAACGTGCGGATCCCGCCGTCTCCTCCGGCCGGAGAAGAAGATCTTCTCAATCTTCTCCGAGGCGCCGACGGCGCCATCACGCTCCTGTCGGATCCCGTGACGGATTCAGTGCTCGCCGAATGTCCCAACCTCAGAATCGTCGCAAACTACGCGGTGGGATTCGACAACATCGATGTCGAAGCTGCGCGACGCCGCGGCATCATCGTGACCAATACGCCGGGAGCTCTCACGAATGCCACCGCCGATCTGACCATGGCGCTCATCCTTGCGGTGACCCGGCGCGTCCTCGAAGGACATCAGCTCGTCGTGACAGGAGGTTTCACGGGGTGGGCGCCGTCGCTGCTTCTCGGTGCGTCGATCAGCGGCAAGCGACTCGGTATCGTCGGAATGGGAAGGATCGGGAACGAGGTGGCACGGCGTGCCGAAGTGTTCGGGATGGATGTCGTCTACAGCAGCCGCTCGGGTGCAAAGACCGGAGCTCCAGGTGAGCTCGTGACGATCGACGAGTTGACGCGTACCTCCGACATCATCACGATCCACTGTCCCCTCACCGAGCAGACCCGGGGGCTGTTCGGGCGAGCACGACTGCGGGCCATGAAACGAGGCGCCTATCTGATAAACACCGCGAGAGGCCCGATCGTAAACGAGGCAGAGCTCGCGGACGCGCTGATCGAGGGGCATCTGGCGGGCGCAGGGCTGGATGTATTCGAGAACGAGCCGGCGATCCACCCGCAACTGAGGAGGCTGCGCAATGCAGTCCTGCTACCCCACCTCGGGTCGGCAACGCTCGAGACAAGATCGGCGATGGCGGCGATCGTGGCCACCGACGTTGCCAGGGTGCTCAACGGCAAGCCACCCCTTCATCCCGTCTAA